One Phoenix dactylifera cultivar Barhee BC4 chromosome 8, palm_55x_up_171113_PBpolish2nd_filt_p, whole genome shotgun sequence genomic window carries:
- the LOC103707629 gene encoding uncharacterized protein LOC103707629: MRRQGQYADPGINPMVAAQMQQLSVQRLQQSSGMNHFPGTADSLRTEEEPQYMSSKAERQWQWDGDGPKGSNQPSSHMYKEGQGSDASRSLYEGQRSDSKIGLEKQANRDLRAQARQEEMETVYEDNTLPQTFEGLEQKFLHDIMKLTKEHQDAEDAENARHRERLSEINAQYQEKLLAVRARQATHREEFLRKESQARHQQYQQANMKSYQNSAGPSEGYGYGSAAAAASAYGDAHRAYAASHFDPYGERSEFMESARGHGFEPRGQYPGGRAYNMGGRHF; this comes from the exons ATGAGGCGACAGGGACAGTATGCTGATCCTGGCATTAATCCTATGGTGGCTGCTCAGATGCAGCAATTATCAGTTCAGAGATTGCAGCAGAGCTCAGGGATGAACCATTTTCCAGGAACGGCAGATTCTTTGCGGACTGAGGAAGAACCACAGTATATGTCTTCAAAAGCAGAGAGACAGTGGCAGTGGGATGGAGATGGGcctaagggttcaaatcaacCCTCATCTCATATGTACAAAGAAG GTCaaggaagtgatgcttcacGATCTTTATATGAGGGTCAAAGGTCTGATTCAAAAATAGGACTGGAAAAACAAGCCAATAGAGACCTGAGAGCTCAAGCTCGTCAAGAAGAGATGGAAACTGTATATGAGGATAACACTCTTCCACAGACATTTGAAGGTCTAGAGCAGAAATTTCTTCATGATATAATGAAATTAACCAAGGAACATCAGGACGCAGAAGATGCAGAAAATGCTAGGCACAGGGAG AGGCTGAGCGAGATCAATGCACAGTATCAGGAGAAACTACTGGCTGTCCGAGCTCGTCAAGCTACCCACCGAGAGGAGTTCCTTCGCAAGGAATCACAGGCTCGCCATCAGCAATACCAACAGGCTAATATGAAGAGCTATCAGAACAGCGCTGGACCCAGCGAGGGTTACGGCTATGGTTCAGCTGCTGCAGCTGCCAGTGCATATGGAGATGCACATCGAGCCTATGCTGCAAGTCACTTTGACCCCTATGGGGAGCGGTCTGAATTTATGGAAAGTGCTAGGGGTCATGGTTTTGAACCTCGTGGTCAGTATCCTGGTGGCCGTGCTTACAATATGGGTGGTCGCCATTTTTGA